The proteins below come from a single Lepeophtheirus salmonis chromosome 4, UVic_Lsal_1.4, whole genome shotgun sequence genomic window:
- the Achl gene encoding uncharacterized protein Achl: MAFYSQFPAIYAYHPMAFPTNQDFYAMYPGSNGSDPLFYDPHHANSNPHKNYSTNKAGANRKESTDSGISAVSRKTSNTSTISNSSVIPEEKLESKKEEEETPYVVPDDDLCEKIVQQVEFYFSDANITKDKFLLKHVKRNKEGFVSLKLISSFKRVKHLSKDWRQVAEAIERKSDKLEVNDLKTKVRRLAELPEYDETTPSRTVVALNLPLERPTIEGVAEIFSKVGDIVLIRILRPGNPIPADIKPFVNKHPEMIAKVTALVEFERTEFALRAVKDLSTGEDVEDGMKVMELIPAPSKSQKNKKAESKASKQVSNNSGTIPTRRSSYAGQQHQNQNQAFTNGNTIRNRRISLYHNMKFEEMPNQMTDNHGNKPGLNPNAPTFQMQRRISRPHMIHPFEMLQMQHQQVAAAAMAAMHSPASPWLQRRMMNEVASSGLALPPNVVRLPRGPTKGTKGFHNWCRSRMTSSPPATSVSPVVGGENSNTNAAEKKNHAVPIVNPVEIQDEIVEEDSKSELVASTSNESPPPPPQSQLQTEQALLPPLPRIIIDNTNEDDDDSGNEDDGFSDPDERRQGEFNERTR; this comes from the coding sequence ATGGCTTTTTACTCTCAATTCCCAGCAATCTACGCCTATCATCCCATGGCATTCCCAACTAATCAAGACTTTTACGCCATGTATCCCGGCTCCAATGGCTCTGACCCTCTCTTTTACGATCCACATCACGCCAATTCTAATCCTCACAAGAATTACTCCACTAATAAAGCAGGAGCTAATCGAAAGGAATCAACCGATTCAGGTATATCTGCAGTGAGTCGCAAGACGTCAAACACATCCACCATTTCCAATTCATCTGTCATTCCGGAGGAAAAGTTGGAATCGAAGAAAGAGGAGGAGGAGACTCCATATGTCGTTCCAGATGATGATTTGTGTGAAAAAATTGTTCAACAGGTAGAATTTTACTTTTCGGATGCCAATATCACGAAGGATAAATTTCTCCTTAAACATGTGAAAAGAAACAAGGAGGGATTCGTGTCTCTCAAGCTCATCAGCTCCTTTAAAAGGGTCAAGCACCTTTCCAAGGATTGGAGACAAGTGGCTGAGGCTATCGAAAGGAAGTCTGATAAATTGGAGGTTAATGATCTTAAAACTAAAGTTCGTCGATTGGCTGAACTTCCTGAATATGATGAAACAACACCCTCTCGTACTGTTGTTGCTCTTAATCTTCCATTAGAGAGACCCACCATTGAGGGAGttgctgaaattttttccaaggtCGGTGACATTGTTTTGATTCGTATTCTTCGTCCTGGAAATCCCATTCCTGCTGACATCAAGCCTTTTGTGAATAAGCATCCAGAAATGATCGCTAAGGTTACAGCTCTTGTTGAGTTCGAAAGAACAGAGTTTGCATTAAGAGCTGTCAAAGATCTCAGCACTGGAGAGGATGTTGAAGATGGTATGAAGGTGATGGAATTGATTCCTGCACCCTCCAAGAGTCAAAAGAATAAGAAAGCAGAGAGTAAGGCATCTAAGCAAGTGTCTAACAACTCTGGAACTATTCCTACTCGTCGATCCTCCTATGCTGGACAACAGcatcaaaatcaaaatcaagCATTTACAAACGGAAACACTATTCGTAACAGAAGGATTTCTCTGTATCATAACATGAAATTTGAAGAGATGCCTAATCAAATGACGGATAATCATGGAAACAAGCCTGGTCTTAATCCCAATGCCCCAACATTTCAAATGCAGAGACGTATCTCTCGTCCGCATATGATCCATCCCTTCGAAATGCTTCAAATGCAACATCAACAGGTTGCAGCTGCTGCAATGGCCGCTATGCATTCTCCAGCTTCTCCATGGCTTCAAAGACGTATGATGAACGAAGTAGCCTCCTCTGGACTTGCTCTTCCTCCTAACGTCGTTCGACTTCCTCGTGGGCCCACTAAGGGCACAAAGGGGTTCCACAACTGGTGTCGTTCCCGAATGACCTCTTCCCCTCCAGCAACTTCAGTATCTCCTGTAGTAGGAGGTGAGAACAGCAACACTAATGCagcagagaaaaaaaaccatGCTGTTCCCATTGTTAATCCAGTAGAGATCCAAGATGAAATTGTTGAGGAGGATTCCAAGTCTGAATTGGTTGCATCAACATCCAATGAatcaccaccaccaccaccacaaTCCCAGTTACAAACAGAACAGGCGCTTCTTCCTCCTCTTCCAAGAATCATCATTGATAACACCAATGAAGATGATGACGATTCCGGAAATGAAGATGACGGATTTTCCGATCCTGATGAACGTAGACAAGGAGAATTCAATGAAAGAACCCGTTAA